In one Oryza glaberrima chromosome 2, OglaRS2, whole genome shotgun sequence genomic region, the following are encoded:
- the LOC127761103 gene encoding SPX domain-containing membrane protein OsI_08463 isoform X1 produces MVNFGKRLMADQLEEWKEYYINYKMMKKKVKQYVQQTQNGGRNREQVLKEFSRMLDDQIEKIVLFLLQQQGHLASRIEKLGEERALLMEQADASQISELREAYREVGIDLMKLLRFVDMNATGIRKILKKFDKRFGYKFTDYYVSTRANHPCSQLQQIFKQVGIVAVVGALSRNLAFLQDHQGNFPSIYDHPSITLKDPIIEQINHSVQKLTHATNLLQFIGQHALIIPEDMHSGSEDLVDDQSYHFMSLLLNLANTFLYMVNTYIIVPTADDYSVSLGAAATVCGVIIGSMAVAQVFSSVYFSAWSNKSYFRPLVFSSIMLFLGNLLYALAYDVNSLTVLIVGRLLCGLGSARAVNRRYISDCVPLKTRLQASAGFVSASALGMACGPALAGLLQTNFKIYGFTFDQNTLPGWIMCLAWITYLFWLWISFKEPDHIVRENSVNTPSSDSAGHRRNSNLEDGLAQPFLIDAKESLDENGEDNDENEEDPEDSHKPATSLAAAYRLLTPSVKVQLLIYFMLKFAMEILLSESSVVTTFYFNWSTSTVAMFLAVLGLTVLPVNVIVGSYVTNLFQDRQILVASEIMVLIGIAMSFRFTSHYSVPQYVSSALITFVFAEVLEGVNLSLLSRVMSSRLSRGTYNGGLLSTEAGTLARVAADMTITAAGYLGQNSLLNVTLLPSFVICVASIVATFCTYNSLY; encoded by the exons ATGGTTAATTTCGGGAAGAGACTGATGGCGGACCAATTGGAGGAGTGGAAAGA GTACTACATCAATTACAAAATGATGAAGAAAAAGGTAAAACAGTATGTTCAGCAGACGCAGAATGGTGGAAGAAATCGTGAACAGGTTCTTAAAGAGTTCTCAAGGATGCTTGATGATCAG ATTGAGAAGATTGTGCTCTTTCTTCTGCAACAACAAGGTCATCTTGCTAGCAGAATCGAGAAATTGGGAGAAGAGCGTGCATTGCTCATGGAACAAGCAGATGCATCCCAAATTTCTGAGCTACGAGAGGCATATAGGGAGGTTGGAATTGATCTTATGAAGCTCCTTAGATTTGTTGATATGAATGCTACCGGCATCCGAAAAATACTCAAGAAATTCGATAAGCGTTTTGGCTACAAATTCACGGACTATTACGTCTCCACTCGTGCAAACCATCCCTGTTCCCAGCTTCAGCAGATCTTCAAGCAAGTG GGTATTGTGGCTGTAGTTGGTGCTTTGTCGCGCAACCTTGCATTTCTCCAAGATCATCAAGGAAACTTTCCATCCATCTATGATCATCCATCAATTACCTTAAAG GACCCTATCATAGAACAAATAAATCATTCGGTGCAGAAACTCACACACGCAACAAACTTACTGCAATTCATAGGGCAACATGCACTTATCATTCCAGAAGATATGCATAGTGGCTCAGAAGATCTTGTCGATGACCAGAGCTACCATTTCATGTCGCTGCTTCTGAACCTAGCAAACACATTTCTTTACATGGTGAACACATACATCATCGTGCCGACTGCAGATGACTACTCAGTCAGCCTCGGAGCAGCAGCTACCGTTTGCGGCGTGATCATCGGATCGATGGCTGTTGCTCAAGTGTTCTCTTCAGTTTACTTCAGTGCCTGGTCAAATAAGTCATATTTCAGGCCCCTCGTGTTCAGCAGCATTATGCTGTTTTTGGGTAACCTGCTGTATGCTTTGGCATATGATGTGAATTCCTTAACTGTTCTTATAGTTGGCCGGCTGCTCTGCGG GTTGGGTTCTGCCAGAGCAGTGAACCGCAGGTACATCAGCGACTGTGTGCCTCTCAAAACCAGGCTGCAGGCATCTGCAGGATTTGTTAGTGCTAGTGCTCTTGGAATGGCCTGTGGTCCTGCTCTTGCCGGTTTGCTGCAGACAAATTTTAAGATCTACGGTTTTACATTTGATCAGAACACGTTGCCCGGGTGGATCATGTGCTTGGCTTGGATTACGTACTTATTTTGGTTGTGGATTTCATTTAAAGAGCCAGACCACATTGTTAGAGAGAATTCAGTCAACACACCGTCATCTGATTCAG CAGGCCATCGAAGAAATAGTAATTTGGAAGATGGTCTAGCACAGCCTTTTCTCATAGATGCAAAGGAGAGTCTGGATGAAAATGGAGAGGATAATGACGAAAATGAAGAAGACCCTGAAGACTCACATAAACCAGCAACATCACTTGCTGCAGCATACAGATTGCTGACACCATCTGTGAAAGTTCAGCTATTGATCTACTTTATGCTCAAGTTTGCAATGGAAATTCTACTGTCCGAGTCGAGCGTGGTCACTACGTTCTACTTCAACTGGTCTACAAGCACCGTggccatgtttctagcagttcTTGGGTTGACAGTTCTTCCTGTAAATGTCATCGTTGGGAGCTATGTCACCAACTTGTTCCAAGACAG gCAAATTTTAGTGGCATCGGAAATCATGGTCCTGATCGGCATAGCCATGAGCTTCCGTTTCACCTCTCACTACTCCGTCCCGCAATACGTCTCCTCGGCTCTCATCACGTTCGTCTTCGCTGAGGTGCTCGAAG GAGTGAACCTGTCCCTCCTTTCCCGGGTGATGTCGTCGAGGCTCTCGCGCGGAACCTACAACGGCGGGCTCCTCTCGACGGAAGCCGGCACTTTGGCTCGCGTCGCGGCGGACATGACGATCACGGCGGCGGGTTACCTTGGCCAGAACAGCCTCCTGAATGTAACCCTGCTTCCGTCCTTCGTGATCTGCGTAGCTTCCATCGTCGCGACATTTTGCACCTATAACTCCCTGTACTGA
- the LOC127763220 gene encoding bifunctional dTDP-4-dehydrorhamnose 3,5-epimerase/dTDP-4-dehydrorhamnose reductase: MGVATNGSSSTSESAETTQPQAYKFLIYGRTGWIGGLLGQLCAARGIPFAYGAGRLENRAQLEADIDEVAPTHVFNAAGVTGRPNVDWCETHRTETIRSNVCGTLTLADVCRARGLVLINYATGCIFEYDAGHQLGTGIGFKEEDTPNFVGSFYSKTKAMVEELLKNYENVCTLRVRMPISSDLSNPRNFITKIARYDKVVDIPNSMTILDELLPISIEMAKRNLTGIWNFTNPGVVSHNEILEMYRDYIDPNFSWKNFTLEEQAKVIVAPRSNNELDCTKLKAEFPELLSIKDSLVRYVFKPNQKTSKA; this comes from the exons ATGGGCGTCGCCACCAacggctcctcctccacctcggaGTCGGCGGAGACCACGCAGCCGCAGGCGTACAAGTTCCTCATCTACGGCCGGACCGGGTGGATCGGGGGCCTGCTCGGCCAGCTCTGCGCCGCGCGGGGCATCCCCTTCGCCTACGGCGCCGGGCGCCTCGAGAACCGCGCCCAGCTCGAGGCCGACATCGACGAGGTCGCGCCCACCCACGTGTTCAATGCCGCGGGGGTCACCGGCCGCCCCAACGTCGACTGGTGCGAGACCCACCGCACCGAGACCATCCGCTCCAACGTCTGCGGCACGCTTACGCTCGCCGACGTCTGCCGCGCCCGCGGCCTCGTGCTCATCAACTACGCCACGGGCTGCATCTTCGAGTACGACGCCGGCCACCAGCTCGGCACAGGGATCGGGTTCAAGGAGGAGGACACGCCCAACTTCGTCGGATCATTCTACTCCAAAACCAAGGCCATG GTTGAGGAACTGCTAAAAAACTACGAGAATGTATGTACACTTCGTGTAAGGATGCCTATTTCATCCGATCTGTCCAATCCTCGCAACTTCATCACTAAAATCGCCCGGTATGATAAAGTGGTTGATATACCAAATTCAATGACAATATTGGATGAGCTTCTTCCTATCTCAATCGAAATGGCAAAGAGAAACCTCACTGGGATCTGGAATTTCACTAATCCTGGCGTGGTGAGCCACAATGAAATATTGGAAATGTATAGGGATTACATTGATCCGAATTTTTCTTGGAAGAACTTTACCCTGGAGGAGCAAGCCAAGGTCATAGTTGCACCGAGAAGCAATAATGAGCTTGATTGTACCAAGCTGAAGGCGGAATTTCcagaacttttgtcaatcaaggATTCTCTGGTAAGGTATGTTTTCAAGCCAAATCAGAAGACGTCCAAGGCTTGA
- the LOC127761880 gene encoding growth-regulating factor 10 isoform X2, with amino-acid sequence MGEEKEADSPQPPSKLPRLSGADPNAGVVTMAAPPPPVGLGLGLGLGGNSRGERDVEASAAAADKATALTFMQQQELEHQVLIYRYFAAGAPVPVHLVLPIWKSVASSSFGPHRFPSLMGLGNLCFDYRSSMEPDPGRCRRTDGKKWRCSRDVVPGHKYCERHVHRGRGRSRKPVEASAAATPANNGGGGGIVFSPTSVLLAHGAARAT; translated from the exons ATGGGTGAGGAGAAGGAAGCCGACTCGCCGCAGCCACCGTCCAAGCTGCCTCGCCTCTCCGGCGCTGACCCGAATGCTG GAGTGGTGACCATGGCAGCACCCCCGCCGCCGGTGGGTCTTGGGCTGGGGCTTGGACTCGGCGGCAACAGCCGCGGCGAGCGTGACGTGgaagcgtcggcggcggcggcggacaaggCGACGGCGCTGACGTTCATGCAGCAGCAGGAGCTGGAGCACCAGGTGCTCATCTACCGCTACTTCGCCGCGGGCGCGCCCGTGCCGGTGCACCTCGTGCTCCCCATCTGGAAGAGCGTCGCGTCCTCCTCCTTCGGCCCGCACCGCTTCCCTTCCC TGATGGGGTTGGGGAACCTGTGCTTCGACTACCGGAGCAGCATGGAGCCGGACCCAGGGCGGTGCAGGCGCACGGACGGCAAGAAGTGGCGGTGCTCGCGCGACGTGGTGCCGGGGCACAAGTACTGCGAGCGGCACGTCCACCGCGGACGCGGCCGTTCAAGAAAGCCTGTGGAAgcctccgcggccgccaccccggcgaacaacggcggcggcggtggcatcgtCTTCTCCCCCACCAGCGTCCTCCTCGCccacggcgccgcgcgcgccacctGA
- the LOC127761880 gene encoding growth-regulating factor 10 isoform X1, with translation MGEEKEADSPQPPSKLPRLSGADPNAGVVTMAAPPPPVGLGLGLGLGGNSRGERDVEASAAAADKATALTFMQQQELEHQVLIYRYFAAGAPVPVHLVLPIWKSVASSSFGPHRFPSLAVMGLGNLCFDYRSSMEPDPGRCRRTDGKKWRCSRDVVPGHKYCERHVHRGRGRSRKPVEASAAATPANNGGGGGIVFSPTSVLLAHGAARAT, from the exons ATGGGTGAGGAGAAGGAAGCCGACTCGCCGCAGCCACCGTCCAAGCTGCCTCGCCTCTCCGGCGCTGACCCGAATGCTG GAGTGGTGACCATGGCAGCACCCCCGCCGCCGGTGGGTCTTGGGCTGGGGCTTGGACTCGGCGGCAACAGCCGCGGCGAGCGTGACGTGgaagcgtcggcggcggcggcggacaaggCGACGGCGCTGACGTTCATGCAGCAGCAGGAGCTGGAGCACCAGGTGCTCATCTACCGCTACTTCGCCGCGGGCGCGCCCGTGCCGGTGCACCTCGTGCTCCCCATCTGGAAGAGCGTCGCGTCCTCCTCCTTCGGCCCGCACCGCTTCCCTTCCC TGGCAGTGATGGGGTTGGGGAACCTGTGCTTCGACTACCGGAGCAGCATGGAGCCGGACCCAGGGCGGTGCAGGCGCACGGACGGCAAGAAGTGGCGGTGCTCGCGCGACGTGGTGCCGGGGCACAAGTACTGCGAGCGGCACGTCCACCGCGGACGCGGCCGTTCAAGAAAGCCTGTGGAAgcctccgcggccgccaccccggcgaacaacggcggcggcggtggcatcgtCTTCTCCCCCACCAGCGTCCTCCTCGCccacggcgccgcgcgcgccacctGA
- the LOC127761103 gene encoding SPX domain-containing membrane protein OsI_08463 isoform X2: MVNFGKRLMADQLEEWKEYYINYKMMKKKVKQYVQQTQNGGRNREQVLKEFSRMLDDQIEKIVLFLLQQQGHLASRIEKLGEERALLMEQADASQISELREAYREVGIDLMKLLRFVDMNATGIRKILKKFDKRFGYKFTDYYVSTRANHPCSQLQQIFKQVGIVAVVGALSRNLAFLQDHQGNFPSIYDHPSITLKDPIIEQINHSVQKLTHATNLLQFIGQHALIIPEDMHSGSEDLVDDQSYHFMSLLLNLANTFLYMVNTYIIVPTADDYSVSLGAAATVCGVIIGSMAVAQVFSSVYFSAWSNKSYFRPLVFSSIMLFLGNLLYALAYDVNSLTVLIVGRLLCGLGSARAVNRRYISDCVPLKTRLQASAGFVSASALGMACGPALAGLLQTNFKIYGFTFDQNTLPGWIMCLAWITYLFWLWISFKEPDHIVRENSVNTPSSDSGHRRNSNLEDGLAQPFLIDAKESLDENGEDNDENEEDPEDSHKPATSLAAAYRLLTPSVKVQLLIYFMLKFAMEILLSESSVVTTFYFNWSTSTVAMFLAVLGLTVLPVNVIVGSYVTNLFQDRQILVASEIMVLIGIAMSFRFTSHYSVPQYVSSALITFVFAEVLEGVNLSLLSRVMSSRLSRGTYNGGLLSTEAGTLARVAADMTITAAGYLGQNSLLNVTLLPSFVICVASIVATFCTYNSLY, translated from the exons ATGGTTAATTTCGGGAAGAGACTGATGGCGGACCAATTGGAGGAGTGGAAAGA GTACTACATCAATTACAAAATGATGAAGAAAAAGGTAAAACAGTATGTTCAGCAGACGCAGAATGGTGGAAGAAATCGTGAACAGGTTCTTAAAGAGTTCTCAAGGATGCTTGATGATCAG ATTGAGAAGATTGTGCTCTTTCTTCTGCAACAACAAGGTCATCTTGCTAGCAGAATCGAGAAATTGGGAGAAGAGCGTGCATTGCTCATGGAACAAGCAGATGCATCCCAAATTTCTGAGCTACGAGAGGCATATAGGGAGGTTGGAATTGATCTTATGAAGCTCCTTAGATTTGTTGATATGAATGCTACCGGCATCCGAAAAATACTCAAGAAATTCGATAAGCGTTTTGGCTACAAATTCACGGACTATTACGTCTCCACTCGTGCAAACCATCCCTGTTCCCAGCTTCAGCAGATCTTCAAGCAAGTG GGTATTGTGGCTGTAGTTGGTGCTTTGTCGCGCAACCTTGCATTTCTCCAAGATCATCAAGGAAACTTTCCATCCATCTATGATCATCCATCAATTACCTTAAAG GACCCTATCATAGAACAAATAAATCATTCGGTGCAGAAACTCACACACGCAACAAACTTACTGCAATTCATAGGGCAACATGCACTTATCATTCCAGAAGATATGCATAGTGGCTCAGAAGATCTTGTCGATGACCAGAGCTACCATTTCATGTCGCTGCTTCTGAACCTAGCAAACACATTTCTTTACATGGTGAACACATACATCATCGTGCCGACTGCAGATGACTACTCAGTCAGCCTCGGAGCAGCAGCTACCGTTTGCGGCGTGATCATCGGATCGATGGCTGTTGCTCAAGTGTTCTCTTCAGTTTACTTCAGTGCCTGGTCAAATAAGTCATATTTCAGGCCCCTCGTGTTCAGCAGCATTATGCTGTTTTTGGGTAACCTGCTGTATGCTTTGGCATATGATGTGAATTCCTTAACTGTTCTTATAGTTGGCCGGCTGCTCTGCGG GTTGGGTTCTGCCAGAGCAGTGAACCGCAGGTACATCAGCGACTGTGTGCCTCTCAAAACCAGGCTGCAGGCATCTGCAGGATTTGTTAGTGCTAGTGCTCTTGGAATGGCCTGTGGTCCTGCTCTTGCCGGTTTGCTGCAGACAAATTTTAAGATCTACGGTTTTACATTTGATCAGAACACGTTGCCCGGGTGGATCATGTGCTTGGCTTGGATTACGTACTTATTTTGGTTGTGGATTTCATTTAAAGAGCCAGACCACATTGTTAGAGAGAATTCAGTCAACACACCGTCATCTGATTCAG GCCATCGAAGAAATAGTAATTTGGAAGATGGTCTAGCACAGCCTTTTCTCATAGATGCAAAGGAGAGTCTGGATGAAAATGGAGAGGATAATGACGAAAATGAAGAAGACCCTGAAGACTCACATAAACCAGCAACATCACTTGCTGCAGCATACAGATTGCTGACACCATCTGTGAAAGTTCAGCTATTGATCTACTTTATGCTCAAGTTTGCAATGGAAATTCTACTGTCCGAGTCGAGCGTGGTCACTACGTTCTACTTCAACTGGTCTACAAGCACCGTggccatgtttctagcagttcTTGGGTTGACAGTTCTTCCTGTAAATGTCATCGTTGGGAGCTATGTCACCAACTTGTTCCAAGACAG gCAAATTTTAGTGGCATCGGAAATCATGGTCCTGATCGGCATAGCCATGAGCTTCCGTTTCACCTCTCACTACTCCGTCCCGCAATACGTCTCCTCGGCTCTCATCACGTTCGTCTTCGCTGAGGTGCTCGAAG GAGTGAACCTGTCCCTCCTTTCCCGGGTGATGTCGTCGAGGCTCTCGCGCGGAACCTACAACGGCGGGCTCCTCTCGACGGAAGCCGGCACTTTGGCTCGCGTCGCGGCGGACATGACGATCACGGCGGCGGGTTACCTTGGCCAGAACAGCCTCCTGAATGTAACCCTGCTTCCGTCCTTCGTGATCTGCGTAGCTTCCATCGTCGCGACATTTTGCACCTATAACTCCCTGTACTGA
- the LOC127763219 gene encoding protein HOTHEAD-like: MAFLVATTLFLFGQLLLCFSQQVRGVNYTFMREAVEAPVMAYYDYIIIGGGTAGCPLAATLSERYRVLLLERGGSPYDDARVLNMAHFADVLADTSGASPSQRFVSEDGVINARPRVLGGGSCINAGFFTRAGPGYVRALGWDPKEVVSAYQWVEDVVAFQPELGPWQAALRRGLLEIGVVPDNGFTFDHILGTKVGGSIFDAQGRRHTAADLLRYSRPDGIDVFLRARVARIVFSRKGTKPVARGVLYHDARGGSHMAYLNHGARNEIILSAGALGSPQLLMLSGVGPADHLEEFGISLVLDHPGVGQGMSDNPMNAIYVPSPSPVELSLIQVVGITRFGSYIEGASGSDWNSRTSGAAAAAAAQVRSFGMFSPQTGQLATVPPKQRTPEAIARAVEAMSQVPDAALRGGFILEKVLGPQSTGRLALRNLDPDDNPTVSFNYFSHPDDLRRCAAGIATIERVIRSRAFSRFAYPNFAFPATINVTAEFPANLMRMRGGSDPRALEQFCRDTVMTIWHYHGGCQVGRVVDRDYRVLGIEALRVIDGSTFNASPGTNPQATVMMLGRYMGVKIQKERMIAEGSGIEP; this comes from the exons ATGGCATTCCTCGTTGCCACGACCCTGTTTCTGTTTGGGCAGCTACTGCTGTGCTTCTCTCAACAAG tGCGAGGTGTGAACTACACGTTCAtgagggaggcggtggaggcgccGGTGATGGCGTACTACGACTACATCATCATAGGCGGGGGCACGGCGGGGTGCCCGCTGGCGGCGACGCTGTCGGAGCGGTACCGCGTGCTCCTGCTCGAGCGCGGGGGCTCGCCGTACGACGACGCGCGCGTCCTCAACATGGCGCACTTCGCGGACGTGCTCGCGGACACGTCCGGGGCGTCCCCGTCGCAGCGGTTCGTGTCGGAGGACGGCGTGATCAACGCGCGGCCGCGGGTGctgggcggcggcagctgcatCAACGCCGGCTTCTTCACGCGCGCGGGGCCCGGCTACGTGAGGGCCCTCGGATGGGACCCCAAGGAGGTGGTGAGCGCGTACCAGTGGGTGGAGGACGTGGTGGCGTTCCAGCCGGAGCTGGGACCGTGGCAGGCGGCGCTGCGGAGGGGGTTGCTCGAGATCGGCGTCGTGCCGGACAATGGCTTCACGTTCGACCACATCCTCGGTACCAAGGTCGGTGGCTCCATCTTTGACGCGCAGGGACGGCGGCACACGGCGGCGGACTTGCTGCGTTACTCGCGCCCCGACGGCATCGACGTGTTTCTCCGTGCTAGAGTGGCCAGGATCGTGTTCTCTCGCAAAG GGACCAAGCCCGTGGCGCGTGGCGTGCTGTACCACGACGCGCGGGGTGGATCGCACATGGCGTACCTCAACCATGGCGCTAGAAACGAGATCATCCTGTCAGCGGGGGCGCTGGGCAGCCCGCAGCTGCTGATGCTCAGCGGCGTCGGCCCCGCCGACCACCTCGAGGAGTTTGGCATCAGCCTCGTCCTCGACCACCCAGGCGTCGGGCAGGGCATGTCCGACAACCCCATGAACGCCATCTacgtgccgtcgccgtcgccggtggagCTGTCGCTCATCCAGGTGGTCGGCATCACCAGGTTCGGCAGCTACATCGAGGGCGCAAGCGGGTCCGACTGGAACAGCCGCAcctcgggcgccgccgccgccgccgccgcgcaggtgCGGAGCTTCGGCATGTTCTCGCCGCAGACGGGCCAGCTCGCGACGGTGCCACCGAAGCAGCGCACGCCCGAGGCCATCGCGCGCGCCGTGGAGGCCATGAGCCAGGTCCCCGACGCGGCGCTCCGCGGCGGCTTCATCCTGGAGAAGGTGCTCGGCCCGCAGTCCACCGGCCGCCTCGCGCTCCGCAACCTGGACCCCGACGACAACCCCACCGTCAGCTTCAACTACTTCAGCCACCCCGACGAcctccgccgctgcgccgcGGGCATCGCGACCATCGAGCGGGTCATCCGGTCCAGGGCCTTCTCGCGGTTCGCGTACCCGAACTTCGCCTTCCCGGCGACGATCAACGTCACGGCCGAGTTCCCGGCGAACCTGATGCGCatgcgcggcggcagcgacccCAGGGCGCTGGAGCAGTTCTGCCGGGACACAGTCATGACCATCTGGCACTACCACGGCGGCTGCCAGGTCGGCAGGGTCGTCGACCGCGACTACCGTGTGCTCGGCATCGAGGCGCTGCGCGTCATCGATGGTTCCACGTTCAACGCCTCGCCGGGGACTAACCCGCAGGCCACCGTCATGATGCTTGGCAG GTACATGGGAGTCAAGATCCAAAAGGAGAGGATGATAGCTGAAGGATCAGGAATAGAACCATAG